The window CCACCTCGCCCATGGCCGCGATGATTTCCGGATACTTGTGCATGATGCCGTTGTCGCGGAGCATTTGCGTATTGGCGGTGAGCGCGCCGCCGGGCATGGGGCTGAAGGGCAGGGTCGGTTCCACGCTGGTGGCCTCGGGCGGCAGGAAGTAGGCGCTCATGCAGTCGCGGAAGATTTCCTCGGTCTCCAGAATCTTGTCGATGTCCACGCCCAGATCATACGGTTTGCCGCGCAGGGCGTGCCAGAGCGTGACCACATCGGGCTGGCAGGTGCCGCCGGAAACCGGGGACAGGGAGAGATCCACGCTGTCCGCGCCTGCTTCGATGGCGGCTAGGTAGCAGGCAATGGAAATGCCCGCGGTCTCGTGGGTGTGAAAATGCAGATTGGTCTCGGACGGGAGCATGGCCCGGGCGCGTTTGATGGTCTCGTGCACCTTGGCCGGGGTGGACGTGCCGGAGGCATCCTTGAAGCAAACCGAGTCAAACGGGATGTCCGCATCCAGGATACGGCGCAGAACCATCTCGTAAAAGTCGGGGTCGTGCGCGCCCTTGCTGCCCGGGGGCAGTTCCATCATGCTTATGCTGATCTGGTGGCGCAGGCCGTGGTTATGAATGCAGCGGCCGGAATAGTCCAGGTTGTCCACATCGTTGAGGGCGTCGAAATTGCGGATGGACGTGATGCCGTGCCGGGCAAAGAGCTTGGCGTGCAGGTCGATGACGTCCGAGGATTGGGATTCCAGCCCTACCACGTTCACGCCCCGGGCCAGGGTCTGGAGGTCCGCGTCCGGGCCTGCGGCCTCGCGGAACGCGTCCATCATGTTGAACGCATCTTCATTGCAATAGAAATACAGCGCCTGGAATCGTGCGCCCCCACCGGCCTCGAACCAGTCGATGCCCGCTTCGGCAGCAGCGCGAACCGCAGGCAGGAAGTCGTTCGTGCGGACCCGCGCACCGTACACGGACTGGAACCCGTCGCGAAATGCGGTACACATGAATCGGATACGTTTCCTGCCCACGATGCGCTCCTCCCTCAAGCCTTGAACTTGACCCAGACTTCGCGCGGGCGCGGCCCGTCGAATTCACAGAAGAAGACCCCCTGCCAGGATCCCAGCAGCAGGCACCCCTGCTCCACGAGTATCTGCACGCTTTGGCCCACCATGATGGATTTGAGGTGAGCGTCGGGATTGCCAGGGTGGATATAGCCTGCGTCTCTGGGGAGCAGTCGCGAAAGATTGCGCAGCAGGTCGGTTCCCACGGCGGGATCGTTGCCTTCGGAGAGCACCACGGCGGCGCTGGTGTGGGGACAAAACAACGTGAGCACTCCGTCATGCCAACCACGTTGAGATACCAACCCCTGCGTCGGGGTGGTAATATTGACCATTTGCTCCCTGGAGGAGGTATCGACCAAGAGTCTGTCCATTTGTCGGGACGTTCCGGTGGTTGTGTTGGCTTGTGCCCCGCGCGGCCCACGATGCCGTATGAACCGCCACGGTTTTTTCTTTGTACATAAGGGCTGAAGATTGGGCAACCAATGGGTTGACAGTGAGGATGATTTTCATTATCAAATAGTCACGACAAGGGGAACCATTAAACGATTTAACCTGATGGAGGCGGATATGTGCGCGGCTTTGATTGGCGGAATGGACCGATTGAAAAGGGAATACATTGATACGGCCAAGCGCGGCGGTGTCAAACTCAAGGTATTTACCGGCAAGGAGAACAAGTTCGCGAACCAGATCGGTAGTTGCGGTCTGGTGATTGTGTTCACCAACAAGGTCTCCCACAAGGCCCGCAAGGAAGTTACCGCCCACGCCAAGGCGAACAATATTCCCGTGAAGATGCT of the Paucidesulfovibrio gracilis DSM 16080 genome contains:
- a CDS encoding biotin/lipoyl-containing protein, producing MGRKRIRFMCTAFRDGFQSVYGARVRTNDFLPAVRAAAEAGIDWFEAGGGARFQALYFYCNEDAFNMMDAFREAAGPDADLQTLARGVNVVGLESQSSDVIDLHAKLFARHGITSIRNFDALNDVDNLDYSGRCIHNHGLRHQISISMMELPPGSKGAHDPDFYEMVLRRILDADIPFDSVCFKDASGTSTPAKVHETIKRARAMLPSETNLHFHTHETAGISIACYLAAIEAGADSVDLSLSPVSGGTCQPDVVTLWHALRGKPYDLGVDIDKILETEEIFRDCMSAYFLPPEATSVEPTLPFSPMPGGALTANTQMLRDNGIMHKYPEIIAAMGEVVRRGGFGTSVTPVSQFYFQQAFNNVMFGPWTRIADGFGKMVLGYFGRTPVPPDPEVVRLAASQLNLEPTDQTPRELNDADPSKGLEAARKRLQAAHIAETEENLFIAATCKEKGIAFLNGRAKLGIRWKKDMQEQPATANRDFGRYQVRINGTAHDVTVQKGRFTVDGVEFDVSVADGPSRSSDTEPRRSAGDSSSGLAVSAPMPGTVVRVDAKVGDSVVKDQPLVVLEAMKMEVEVRSPAAGRLAGLAVDLGGQVAEGDELARVEPMQ
- a CDS encoding secondary thiamine-phosphate synthase enzyme YjbQ, translated to MDRLLVDTSSREQMVNITTPTQGLVSQRGWHDGVLTLFCPHTSAAVVLSEGNDPAVGTDLLRNLSRLLPRDAGYIHPGNPDAHLKSIMVGQSVQILVEQGCLLLGSWQGVFFCEFDGPRPREVWVKFKA
- a CDS encoding DUF2325 domain-containing protein, giving the protein MCAALIGGMDRLKREYIDTAKRGGVKLKVFTGKENKFANQIGSCGLVIVFTNKVSHKARKEVTAHAKANNIPVKMLHSCGISTLRKALQA